One Spinacia oleracea cultivar Varoflay chromosome 4, BTI_SOV_V1, whole genome shotgun sequence DNA segment encodes these proteins:
- the LOC110777510 gene encoding uncharacterized protein, with protein MCKIKRLRVCVVRMFYLVIPFGMELGRVWSSQYNSWATLFKIHARAYQVLDHIIKPSATPTSKKKASSTEASTTEDPDLWDRFDAIVLQWIYETISNDILHTILEHDVTAMEAWNRLADLFHGNQITPAVQLENQLSQVHLDDFLNITTYCQRIKMLADQLGNVGAPVSDQ; from the exons ATGTGTAAAATTAAAAGGCTTAGAGTTTGTGTGGTTCGAATGTTCTACTTGGTTATACCTTTCGGCATGGAATTGGGCCGGGTTTGG AGCTCTCAATACAATTCTTGGGCAACCTTGTTCAAGATTCACGCAAGAGCTTATCAGGTTCTCGACCACATTATCAAACCTTCTGCAACTCCAACAAGCAAGAAGAAAGCCTCGTCCACCGAGGCCTCCACCACCGAGGACCCTGATTTGTGGGATCGCTTTGATGCGATCGTCCTACAATGGATATACGAAACCATCTCTAATGACATCCTCCACACTATTCTCGAGCATGATGTCACCGCCATGGAAGCTTGGAATCGGTTAGCCGATCTCTTTCATGGCAATCAAATTACCCCTGCTGTCCAACTCGAGAATCAGCTTTCTCAGGTTCATCTTGATGATTTTCTGAACATCACTACATATTGTCAGCGTATTAAGATGTTGGCTGATCAACTCGGCAACGTCGGGGCTCCGGTTTCCGATCAATGA